A region of the Cardiocondyla obscurior isolate alpha-2009 linkage group LG03, Cobs3.1, whole genome shotgun sequence genome:
AAATCGGAACAAAATCTTAAAACTAAGCCGAATAACGACGCATATTGTGACCACCTTAGGGCTGGTACAGATAcactgagagaaaaatttatttgaagacTTTTTAAACACTTATttggatttatttattttattaaaataaaatttagttcacaaaagaaaatgttatttcgTTGTATTAAACAGGAttgttttaacaaaaaaatacgtttatttGAATCCATTTGTTTCAATGAAATAACACTTTATTTGAGTgcactaaataatttttaatgaaataaatcatatctttaatttataaattactaaaaatatatttgattgaaaaatatagttatttctttcaaatattgtattatttgaaacaaaaattagttTCATTAACGGAAAAGTCTTTGTGCCATCTTCTGCCATAATCTGGCAAATGGCAATCGCACTCATGCGACGTGCGTACTTCGAGTTCATTTGTCGTGCATGGCTCGTGGTCGTGCCTCGTGCGTGTCTCGTGGTCGTGTCTCATGTAGTTACTCATATGCGTCGTCAGTCTTGTTCGTTTCGTTTTGTCGATTGTGTTCTCGTGGTTCGAAAAAGGCAATTGGCCTCGTACGTGTTTTTTGTGTATCGTTAACGCGTCAAAGTATTCATCGACGGTGCCGTTCTCGCGGATGACGACACGCGTCGTTCCGCAGTCATTCTGACGGCCGCAAGTTGAATTGCGCGGTTGTGTATAATACACTTAGTAAATGGACACCGGAAGAATATAGCGAACGCGAACATTTGTTAGTGATTAATGGTGTTATTaatgttctatttttatagTGAATTATTTCTGTATAAATGTTCGTTTTCACCGTTTGTTCGGTGTTTATctgctaaatttatttattttttttttatttcagaaaatgtGCAATTCAGTCGagtcttttttaaaaaaattgaaactagATCATTTGTATCCAGCATTTGCTGGTAagtattttcttaaaattttttttttttaattttgtttctattttgattttttttagataataaaattgacgaTCTAACTCTTTTACCGCTGTTATCTGAAGATGAAGTAAAAGAACTAATTCCCTTACTgagtacaagaaaaaaattccaattaGGAATACTgtcatttaaatgtaatactaGCAATTCGGATATTATATTAGACGTATTAGATCCAGTACCTATAAAAAGCATTAAAGTTGCAGAAgtacgtattatattttacacataaatatttttgtacaaaaattatttaaaaattttgtttattattaagagaaatattggactttcgtttccgatagcAGAGCGAACGGTTGTGTGTCTGAGCGAGTGCATGTAGAAAAAGGTTTCGGgggagtaaaatagtttttcagaggtaaagggttggtttgagggaaagagggaagggtTTTTAAGGAGGGTAAGTGAAGGGAAAGAGCAAAGGTaagaataaagggaaaaatcgGGGAAGGTAAAAAGAGGAGTTCATTTTGAGGTTAGGTTGGCGGTGACGGGAAAAAACCGTgggtaagacaaaggaaaagaGGAAGGCAAGGGGGCAAAGGAGAGAGGTAGAGGTATTAAAGacaaaggaaaaagagataaggaaaattgaaaaatgagcGAACAGGGAAAAGGAAATGTGGAGAGTGGaaatgaggaaagaaaagaggaaaaaggagaaaaaaaaataaaaaagaaaatgggaagGCCTGCAAAGGTAGAGATGTTAAGAAGAGAAAGGGCTAACAGCATGCCAATTTTGGAAGCGTGAAAgcaaggagagaaaaggaagaaaagacaGGAAGAAAAAGGCGAAATAGAGGGCTTGGAAGGATTTAGGAAAAGTGTGAAAGTGTACAGATCACCGGTGAAAGCAACAGGAGAGGGAGGTGAAGAGGGAATAAGCAAGGAAGGTTTTGAAGAGGTAATAAAGGAAATGAGAAGTGGATTTGCAAGGATTCAAGCGCAGATGGAGGAAGTAAGGGAAATAAAGatacaaataagaaaagaaatagaagaattgaagataatatggaaaaaagagaagatagacttagagaaaagaatggacgagatggaaaaaagaataagggaaaaaaaatatgagggaggTAAACTGGAAATACCAGAAGAAATACAAGGAAAGGTTTTGAGTctagaagaaagaacgagaatgctggaaatggcaaaagaaagagaaaagaaagaatggaggaaaaacaataataagaagtataaagataaaaagtgaggaaaaaaggcgctgaaagaacaagtgggagaaataatagaagcaacaggagtgaaagcaaagatagaGGATGTAAATAAGATAGGAGGAGTAAATAAAGGAGGTTATGGTATGGTGTgggtaaagatggaaaattttaaagaaaaattggaaatattaagatgtaagggaaaattaaaggacaggacggaatggataggagacgatctgacagaatacgaaaggaaagtggaatggctcataaagagagaagcggataaattgaaaagagaaggaaaacaggtaaaaataggGTACAAGAAGATAtgggtaaataaagaaatgtggatATGGGATGACCTGaaggaagaattgagaaaatgggatggtgcgaaagaatttgaaaaagaagggaataaaaggaagaaggtGATAGCAGATAGactaaatgcaattttttaaagaggaagaagagaacgaaatgagctggaaaaagtggagagaaaagaggaggaaggagaaaaagaaaaggatgaaaaaaatagaaaaggaaagataaaaggcaaaaagaaaaaaaaaaaggagaaaaaggagaaaggaaaggaaaaggcggaggtaaaagacagaaacgtgagaatagttttttggaatgtggcaggaatagaaaacaaggatGAAGATTTTTGGAAGAACATGGAGAAATGGGAggtgatatatatgtgtgaaacttggttggaagaaaaaaaatggaaggggTTAAGAAGTAAACTGCCAAAGGGctataaatggataaataagggggcagaaaagaaaaataagaaggagGGCAATGGGGGAATGGTGATGGGATGGAGGGAGGAATTGGAAGGAGAGgaagaattagaatttaaagatagaaaaggaatgataggaataaagataaaaagtggaaaggtatggtggaaaatagcaggggtatacgtaaatgaggatttagaagacataacagagaacatgagaaattggatggatgaaaaagaggaaggaacgagatatctgataggagaagactttaatgtgaggacgggagaagagggcgggctatgggatgaggaaaaagaagaagaagacaaggaagagagaaaaaggaaaacaaaagataaaaaaattacaggaaaaggaaaaaaattttgtaaagcttTGGAAGAAGCAGGATTGGGAATAGTTAATGGTTGTACAAGAGGAGATGAAGAGGGTGAATGGACATATGtagggggaagaggaaaaacagtAATAGATTATGTGATCAGTAATGCGGaatcaaaaggagaaatagtagaaatgaaggtgggggAAGAAGTAGACTCAGACCACTTACCGTTAATAGTGACGATtaaaagggagggagaaaagaggagaagatgtaaatatggtataaaaaagagcacgagactGGCTTGgggtgagaaggagaggaaaatgttcagggaaaaatataaagagaaaagagagaaagaaaacaatacgaaggaaaattggagaagttttagtaaggaactggagaaaacaaagaaagtagttaaaaaggaaatgaaaaagaggagggggaaaaccaaaagaaagatggtggaataaagattgtaaaaagaaaaaaggtgaagtaaaagaagaaatgttaaattggaggaagggggaagggagtgaggagaattacaaaaagaagaaaagagaatataaaaactatgtgaggagaaaaattgcaagaaaaggtgagatgggagaaagaaatagaaaagattagaacagagggagaagtatggaaagtagtaaacaaaggaagaaaaaaaaggaaggaagtggaggaaaaaataaagattgaagaatgggacggatattttaaggaaatgttagaaggagtggaatggagagtaagagaagaattaggaggaaagagaatagaagacaatgaggaagatataaataaaaaggaatttgaaaatgtaataagaaagttgaaaaaaggaaaagctgcAGGAAGTGAtggtttagaaaatgaaatatggaaatggggagggggcaagtaaaagagaaattatgggaAACGTGCAAAAGGGtatggaggggggaggggatgccggaggaatggagagaaggtgTGATAGGTGctaaaaagaggaaaaggggaaaaagtagaagagtataGAGGATAACGCTGACACAgactgcgtacaaagtgtatgcatctgtgttagcagaaagactaagaaaggaaatagaagaaaaagaaatattaccgcagagtcaagccggttttagaagagacatggggacagtggatcaaatatatgtgttaaattatttgctaaataagaagatagaagaaaaggaaggtaaAAAGGTAATTGTGTTTATAGATATGAAAGCGGCTTTTGACTCTGTAGACAggagaaaattggtggaaacaatgaagaaaagaggggtaagggagggattgataagaaggtgtgaagaaatattagaggaaacggtgaataaagtaaaGGTGAAGGATAAAGAGGGGAAAAGTTTTTGGACAACAAAAGGAGTAAGACAGGGTTGTCCGCTTAGTCCTAGCTTGTTCACGCTCTTGTTG
Encoded here:
- the LOC139113833 gene encoding golgin subfamily A member 6-like protein 7 translates to MNLVRAVRNKLKGDAHRSILGKTFNNMREFVEFLRSKYGPRESVYEAHGRLAYLCQKKDEKVVAYANRVRKLGKRILDVQKRETGEISEEFKKSVDEHFKSSFLRGLNKKIIINKERLFDLVEGCAIEAEKELETSNMIRLLVLAENTPTERKASARRVEAEVKMCNSVESFLKKLKLDHLYPAFADNKIDDLTLLPLLSEDEVKELIPLLSTRKKFQLGILSFKCNTSNSDIILDVLDPVPIKSIKVAEQGEKRKKRQEEKGEIEGLEGFRKSVKVYRSPVKATGEGGEEGISKEGFEEVIKEMRSGFARIQAQMEEVREIKIQIRKEIEELKIIWKKEKIDLEKRMDEMEKRIREKKYEGGIENKDEDFWKNMEKWEVIYMCETWLEEKKWKGLRSKLPKGYKWINKGAEKKNKKEGNGGMVMGWREELEGEEELEFKDRKGMIGIKIKSGKIEEKEGKKVIVFIDMKAAFDSVDRRKLVETMKKRGVREGLIRRCEEILEETVNKVKVKDKEGKSFWTTKGVRQGCPLSPSLFTLLLADIDEELEKEDEV